A region of the Desulfocurvus vexinensis DSM 17965 genome:
CCGCCAAGGAGGGCGCGGGCCGGATTGCGGCGAACCGGGCTTTGCTGGCGTGCAGGACGGCGCGGTGCGCGCGCACGGATGGGCGCGGGGTCAGCCCTGCGGCGCGGTGTCGCCTCCGGGGGCCGGGGCGCCGGGGGCCTCGCCGCCCCGGGCGTGGCGCAGCAGGTCGCAGCCCAGAAAGCGCAGGCAGTGGAAGAAGGAGAAGAACTGCATGAGCTTGTGCAGGTGGAAGCGGCGGGTGGCGCCCTGGTCGCGCAGCTCGCCCAGGCGGGTTTCGGCGGCGGCCAGGGCGGCGTCCAGGGCCTCGGGGCGCGGGGGCAGGCCCTGGCCGATGGCGTGCATGGCCTCCTGGGTGGCCGCGGCCAGGGTGCGCAGCTCGGGCTCCATGAGGATGTCGTAGCCCTGGCCCTGGGAGTCGTTGAGCGAGTGCAGCATGGCCCGCAGGTGGCGGGCGCAGGAGTCCAGGGTGTCCACCTTGAGGCCCAGGGCGCGGGTGTCGTCGCGGTAGAACAGGCGCTCGTGGCGCAGCACCTTCTGGAGCAGGCCCCGGTTGGCGGCCACGGCGGCGGCGAAGCCGTCCAGCAGGGCCGGGTCCAGCCCCGACTGGCGGCGCAGGAAGGCGTCCAGCAGGGTGCCGTACAGCTCGGCGCCCCGGGTGAACTGGCCGCGCAGGCGCTGCTGGAGCTCGTCCCCGGCGCGCT
Encoded here:
- a CDS encoding FUSC family protein, producing MTHIDPDSTTAHVRHGVKTGLASVAAFAAAQALDLQFGYWAALSAVIVMQLSVADSVQMCWYRLSGTAIGALFAVVAILAFPQTPAMTYLALFLSVAFCAYMTRYNARYRMAAITTCIVFLASLGQQEGRLLFGLERVLEIAIGVGCAFAVSVLLWPQRAGDELQQRLRGQFTRGAELYGTLLDAFLRRQSGLDPALLDGFAAAVAANRGLLQKVLRHERLFYRDDTRALGLKVDTLDSCARHLRAMLHSLNDSQGQGYDILMEPELRTLAAATQEAMHAIGQGLPPRPEALDAALAAAETRLGELRDQGATRRFHLHKLMQFFSFFHCLRFLGCDLLRHARGGEAPGAPAPGGDTAPQG